A single genomic interval of Methanolacinia paynteri harbors:
- a CDS encoding DUF2111 domain-containing protein: MGEYIISADSKAADFKPLAMAINAMIKMPVTARSKNRKGIRVEEGRVVDDDYSGPVLEEVIDKNEMMSVTPNEGGFKGVPVIVAPIRNEAGDAIGAFGIVDFTGVFDLATLMEHQSEIIKQVCGTDPCPLPGEAIDAKR; the protein is encoded by the coding sequence ATGGGTGAATATATAATCTCGGCCGATTCAAAGGCCGCCGATTTCAAACCTCTTGCGATGGCGATAAATGCAATGATAAAGATGCCTGTCACTGCAAGATCGAAGAACCGGAAAGGGATACGCGTCGAGGAAGGAAGGGTTGTCGACGATGACTACAGCGGCCCGGTTCTTGAAGAGGTTATTGATAAGAACGAGATGATGAGCGTGACCCCGAACGAAGGCGGATTTAAGGGGGTTCCCGTTATCGTTGCACCGATCAGAAACGAAGCAGGGGATGCGATTGGTGCGTTCGGGATTGTGGACTTCACAGGTGTCTTCGATCTCGCCACCCTCATGGAGCACCAGTCAGAGATAATCAAACAGGTCTGCGGGACCGACCCGTGCCCGCTTCCGGGGGAAGCAATCGATGCGAAAAGGTAA